The following proteins are encoded in a genomic region of Dasypus novemcinctus isolate mDasNov1 chromosome 3, mDasNov1.1.hap2, whole genome shotgun sequence:
- the LOC101446795 gene encoding olfactory receptor 4K15-like, with protein sequence MNERNISRVSEFVLLGLSSSQELQPFFFVIFLLLYAGILLGNILIILTVTSDSRLHTPMYFLLANLSFTDICVASFATPKMIADFLVEHKTISFEACLTQMFFLHLFGSGEMVLLVSMAYDRYVAICKPLHYMTIMSRRVCVSLVLISWCVGLIHTTVQMSFAVNLPFCGPNQVDSFFCDLPLVTKLACRDTYFISLLIVANSGFLSMISFLLLVISYTVILNTLRKRSSASMAKARSTLTAHITVVTLYLGPCIFIYVWPFNSYSVNKIFAVFYSIFTPILNPVIYTLRNKEVKAAMSKLKNRCLKSGQVSAAIGNIHFLETR encoded by the coding sequence ATGAATGAGAGAAATATTTCTCGGGTGTCCGAATTTGTGTTGCTGGGTCTCTCTAGCTCTCAGGAGCTCCAACCTTtcttttttgtcatatttttactACTTTATGCAGGAATCCTGCTGGGCAACATTCTCATCATCCTCACTGTGACCTCAGATTCCCGCCTTCATACCCCCATGTACTTTCTCCTTGCAAACCTCTCTTTTACAGATATATGTGTTGCTTCCTTCGCTACCCCCAAAATGATCGCTGACTTTCTGGTAGAGCACAAGACTATTTCTTTTGAAGCCTGCTTGACTCAGATGTTCTTCCTTCATCTATTTGGTAGTGGTGAAATGGTGCTCCTTGTATCCATGGCCTATGACCGTTATGTGGCTATATGCAAACCACTCCACTACATGACAATCATGAGCCGACGGGTGTGTGTTAGTCTAGTCCTCATCTCCTGGTGTGTTGGCCTCATCCATACTACTGTCCAGATGTCATTTGCTGTTAACCTGCCTTTTTGTGGTCCAAATCAGGTAGACAGCTTTTTCTGTGACCTCCCTCTAGTGACCAAGCTTGCCTGCAGAGACACTTACTTTATCAGCCTGCTAATCGTTGCAAACAGCGGCTTTCTTTCTatgatttcctttcttctcctggtCATCTCCTATACTGTGATACTTAATACACTGAGGAAACGCTCCTCTGCCAGCATGGCAAAGGCCCGCTCCACATTGACTGCCCACATCACTGTGGTCACATTATACTTAGGGCCATGCATTTTCATCTATGTGTGGCCCTTCAACAGTTACTCAGTGAACAAGATCTTTGCTGTGTTCTACAGCATCTTTACTCCCATTTTAAACCCGGTTATCTATACTTTAAGGAACAAAGAGGTGAAAGCAGCTATGTCAAAATTGAAAAACAGGTGTTTGAAATCTGGCCAGGTTTCTGCAGCCATAGGAAATATTCATTTTCTGGAAACAAGGTAA